The Macrobrachium rosenbergii isolate ZJJX-2024 chromosome 52, ASM4041242v1, whole genome shotgun sequence genome includes the window GTGTAATCCAGAATGAGCCAATATTTTCAGATTCTCTTACATGGAACAGTAGTTTTGTTGTGGATGATCTAATTGTggttgatttataaaaaaaaaaacctccacatttacatatttttgtgagGCTCTCAGTTTTTGGGTTGTATTGCAGTGAAGTCTTGTACAGAGCTGCACATTTTgtctaaatttttaatattttgacatgGGGGTAGCTAACCAGAAAAAGAGTAAAGAGTTTTTctcatttcaaatatttaaagagGAATTGATTTTCTTATGTCAAATCACATTGAATAAATCTGatattttttgttacagtttgCGCTGGATATGTCTGAGGTCCTGTGGAGGGAACCTGGCAATGTTGCCTTTTCTCCGCTGAGCATCGCATCCTTGATGTCTCTGGTGATGAGTGGCAGCTCAGGAACGACCTACACACAGCTGAGGAATGCCCTGCTCTACTCTGCCAGTACCCCAGACATCATGATCCACAGCAACTACAGAAACATCTTACAATCTTTGGCAAGGTTGAACAACGACGTTGCTGTCAACGTAGCTACTAGACTGTTTCTAGCCTCTGGTGCTAACATTCTGTCCAACTTTACCAGACTAGCCCAGGAGCATTATGATTCATCTGTGCGTGTGCTCAATTTCCGTGATGACCCCTTTGGATCAATGGAAGCTGTGAACCAGTGGGTGAGGAGCGAAACCAACGGAAAAATCTCTCAGCTTATCAGTCAGCCATTTGACGCGCAGACGTCCTTTGTAGCAACAAATACTGTTTACTTCAAAGGGGCTTGGGAGCAGCCATTCGACCCTCAGCAGACCCAAGACGGCTTTTTCAACACCGGCTCCTCCAACATCACAGTACCCATGATGCGCAGCATCATGACAGTCCCATTCGTCGAGATGCGCGAACTGAATGCCGAAATGATCGCCCTTCCATACAAGGGGTACGAATATGGCATGTTGCTGATTAGGCCTAATGGCCCAGTGGATGACTCGACTCTGCAGCAGGTCGAGTTCGCCCTCGACGCCCAAACACTCAACAGATACATCGGGGAGATGCATAACTCGACCAGAATCGTCACCCTTCCCAGGATGCGGTTGAATTTCAAGACTTACCTGAAGAACGCACTTACAAATCTGAACGTGGTTGACATGTTCAGCCCTTCAAGTGCGGATTTCAGTAGGCTCACCGCCAACAGGCAAGTTTGGGTTGATAACGTCATCCATCAGACTGTGGTTGAAGTCAGCGAGACCGGGACTGAAGCGGCTGCTTCCACATCGATCTCTTTCAATCGTATTGGTACCTCCAGAACCTTCGAGGTGAACAGACCTTCAATCTTCATCATCAGACACATGAGGACAGGCGTACCTCTCTTCTGGGGCAGGATAATGAGCCCTGATCCTTTGCAGACATCTGgattttaattatatactgtatatatagtccataatgcatacatacatatgcgtatgtacaggtatgtatgtacagtatgtataaggGGGCAAATTGCATTTCATTACTTTTCGTTTTATGatgtgattgtttatatatatatatatatatatatatatatatatatatatatatatatatatatatatatacatatatatatatatatatatatatatatatatatatatatcatgtactcGTGTGTTTCTGTGTAATTAAATAACTTTAGAGAGTTATTCCTATACTGTTTTCTCTAGTCAAACCAATTTTCCATTGAGGTCGACATATCAGAGTCAGTCTGTGATATCTActttcaaattcaaataattcCCGTTGTATGATAGAGTAATTCGTAATATTCAACTAATgacactgaaaaattattttgaagctaAGAATTCCGagccttttataatttttaaatttacctgCGACCAAAATGGCgtaatttttcatgtgtttaccgtatgttaatcatgtatTTTTCACATTCAAATTGCTTCATACATTTGGATGTTTTGCCGTtgttaaataatctttttttgtgCAATATTGAGACAAGTGCAAAGTTTACTTGTAACAGCTCTTCCTAAAGGAAGACTTTGACATTGTTCTTGAAACATGTTCACTGTTAAttctggtaaaaaagaaaaaaatctgtgtCCTTCAGCTCGAGAAGGAAGAGGCTGACTTCTTCATGGTATGATGAGCATGAACGAATTCGTCCACAGCTAGTGGCCGCGCAGTTCGTACACTGCAATTACTCTTGTGCACTAGGCAGCGTCTGTTTTAATGTTAAGGGTAATGATAGCCTTTTAATGCTATGCTCCATGCATccgtgtataaatgtgtaatttattttacctttgcatCATGTatcgcaaactttttttttttttgaaagttgaaGGAACATGTGAATAAAATGTTCAGTCATTTATTTAGTCAACTTTTCTTTTCTCCTGCGAagtactcacttttttttttttagtttaaaataaatgttgaatcaaAATTGGTTATCAGTCGTAATATAGCTGAGAATTTATTGTTGTTTAGTCTTATTATTCCACGTCTGCCAGTAAGAACTTTGCTTTTTCCCATGTCTAAAGGCAGTCTAAATGTTGAATCATTTATGCAAGTTACTATACAACACCCAAATAATATTATCAACTTAGCATTAGGCTATTGGTCCCTAAGGCAGTATTGATGTTAAAGCTGCAACCTGTGAGAAACCTTTATCCTTGaagaatttcatttcaaaaagtAATTCAAGTTTGACAGTGTCATGTCTTAGGTAAGCATGGTACAAGAAATATGCCACTTTTCCCCATTATTTATCAAGAAAACGTTAAGAACGACTCCATAGTCTTTACACCCATTCCCTGAGCGTAAATCAAGAAAAGCCTTTTTCTTTCAAAGACATCCAGTAGCAAACCAGAGGATTGTTTATCTCTTTTGCGGCTGGAAAGTTAATGTAATACTTAAAATAACTATGGAAACCTATTGGCCACCAATCTCATTTTTTCAGCTTTGACCAAGGTTGTCTAATTACTCAAATTTTGATAATTACGAGGGTAAATCAGATCATGTTTTGTCATCTGCCATAGGGTGCGTCCATAACCAACCTTTACATTATGGTACTGCATTATCAGTGGAAAAATTGGTTTCCTGATATGTGCCTAGGTCTAATTGAGTTCTTCCTAGAAGCTAAATGACGCCCAGTATGGGTCTGctattcccccaccccctttcctctGACAACcataaaaataagtgtttttatGACAATGCTTTTGCAAAATGCTATttcgttatctatttatttcattttctgccccagaaaaaattaattctgtttcgttatctatttatgtaattttctgtcccagaaaaaatgaattatgttGCATCTATTTTAAGTCATTTTCTGCCCCAGAAAAAATTGAATTCTGTTTCGTTgtctatttaaataattttctctcccAGAAAAATGGAACTAGCTATTTTACATTTACTTAAGGAACATCTAGGAAGTGTAGGCTACATACGGAAATCGAAACCATCAAAGTCAAAGGaagtagatttttctttttccgtcCGACGTCACATCAAACCGGATGGAACGGAACTTTCACGTCTTTGTATTATTCTCTTAAATGTCTGCGTATTATCACGTGCAGTTCCTCTTGTCTATCTGCCTTTTCCTGTTGAGTCCAGCGCATATGGAAATGTTATCATTTCCTTATCACTTCCGGGGGTTTCGTTTATACTGTCATTTCTGTGTTTAGTAAAGTCTTTctttagcctttttttattttttaaaacactggtaataattttggtaaatttaaTTATAACTGTTACCTAAATCGTTCCATAGCCATAACAGAGATATGAATAATAGAATCAATTGTATGCAACCAGAGGGAGAAATAAAATATGGGCAAAGTTGTGTTACCCAAGTGACCCAACTCATTCAAGGAGATTCAATCTTTTTAGGTCATTtgacgctaaaaaaaaaataaatttatctactTCACAATATTGATAGCGTTGATGATTAAAAAGCTCTTCTGAAAATTGTGcttaaatgcttaaaaatatataacattagcacgatactatactgtatacagtaagcTGTAgatttttgttgtaataaatatttttttaaagatcgcTCGTAATCGCTCAGTACCTCGGTGGTTGTGGCTGTAATTGGTAGAGCTATAGGAAAATCTTTTTCGTGATTGCTTGTTATTATAACGTGTAGAATATAGTGCTTCAGCTGTGCTTGAAGGATTTAGTGGCCAAGAATTGTGACACTAAATATGAGTGTCTTGTGATTCGAGTAACTGAGCCAGAAAGGGAACACGGAAGTCAAGTCTGTGCACTGGACCTGTAATAGGCTGAGGTAAGTTTAGAAAATGGTTGAACTTTTGATTATACTACCATTATACTGTTTTCGAAATTTAGTACACTTTTTACGGTTATAACTGAATTTGATGCTTTCTGATTGGGTTTGATGTAGCTTCACATAACtatatgtaaaatgtaacagCTTAAGCCTGAGCCAATGTAGCCAAACTCAACCTACGAGAAATTGGCGTAATAGTTTTAACAGTGCCACTTCCACGTTAAATTGAGCAACAGgttaatatatgacatttttttaacgAACAGGT containing:
- the LOC136833657 gene encoding leukocyte elastase inhibitor-like, whose amino-acid sequence is MKTLVLTVALLCLSKCIAGPLTPTIRLHARRGSTLQLGDIINEFALDMSEVLWREPGNVAFSPLSIASLMSLVMSGSSGTTYTQLRNALLYSASTPDIMIHSNYRNILQSLARLNNDVAVNVATRLFLASGANILSNFTRLAQEHYDSSVRVLNFRDDPFGSMEAVNQWVRSETNGKISQLISQPFDAQTSFVATNTVYFKGAWEQPFDPQQTQDGFFNTGSSNITVPMMRSIMTVPFVEMRELNAEMIALPYKGYEYGMLLIRPNGPVDDSTLQQVEFALDAQTLNRYIGEMHNSTRIVTLPRMRLNFKTYLKNALTNLNVVDMFSPSSADFSRLTANRQVWVDNVIHQTVVEVSETGTEAAASTSISFNRIGTSRTFEVNRPSIFIIRHMRTGVPLFWGRIMSPDPLQTSGF